The region CTGTCATGGTAATATATAGTTATTAGATAATTAAATATATGAAACATGATAACTAAAATAGTTCTCGTTGATATTGTTAATTCAGGATGTCAGATATACATATCTCAAATTGAAATGGGGCATTAATGAGTTGCCCCATAACTCACTCCGCCCACTCCTCACTCAAATGCTCAAACTAACTTCCCGCCGACCGCCTCCCTTCCCTTCGAATTGCTCGAGCGGCGATGAGATCAAACAGCACGTTTGAGCTGAGCCAGCGGATTGGAAGAGTATCAATTTGTGAGGCGTATTTGGGCATGACGGCGAGGCCATCGCGTTTTAGCTTTGGCACAATGTTGCTTTGCTGCATGTGGCGTTTTGAGTAACGAACGCGGCGGCGTAAGTAGAGTTTGATGTCCTGCCAGCGCCACGGGTTGAGAGGCTCGTAGTTAAATACGGCGTCGGTACACACGCCGATATTCTCCAGCGGTGTATCTTTGCCACTGCACAAATCGGTGGCGGTAAGAAAGCCCAACATGCTGTCATCCCCTATCAGTCCCGTTGGTAAACGGACGTTGTTCGCCACAATCCGCTGAATATACCGTGGGGAAAGCAGATAGAGATTGCCGGTAAATTGATGTTCACGCAGCAGCGCAGTGCGCCACGCTTGCGCACTGCGCCCTTTCAGACACGGGAAGCTGGACACTGCCAAAAAATGCGGGTTGTTTAGGTGGTAATCCACCAGTTGAGCAATGGCGAGTTCGGCAAAGGTCAGGTCGCCATCGGCAAACACCGCAATCGACTCACCATCATAATATTGATGGACGAAGGTGTTCCACGCGTTGGATTTATCCCCCAGAGTAATTTCAATGGGATAAACATTGAGGTATCGCTTGGCAAACTCACTAACGACGCTAAGAGTGTGATCACGACAGCCATTGATCATCACATAAACCTGCACGGGG is a window of Vibrio porteresiae DSM 19223 DNA encoding:
- a CDS encoding glycosyltransferase — protein: MKPNIQVCVFAYNLQSTIADSLNSLLTSCGEYPVQVYVMINGCRDHTLSVVSEFAKRYLNVYPIEITLGDKSNAWNTFVHQYYDGESIAVFADGDLTFAELAIAQLVDYHLNNPHFLAVSSFPCLKGRSAQAWRTALLREHQFTGNLYLLSPRYIQRIVANNVRLPTGLIGDDSMLGFLTATDLCSGKDTPLENIGVCTDAVFNYEPLNPWRWQDIKLYLRRRVRYSKRHMQQSNIVPKLKRDGLAVMPKYASQIDTLPIRWLSSNVLFDLIAARAIRREGRRSAGS